AGCCAGCGGGCGGCGTGGTGGCCGGTTTCTTCGTCGCGGCGGCCCGCGAAATAGACGATGACCGCACACAGGATCGGCAGCACAATGAGGGAGGTGAGAAGATGTTCCATTACGCCGCCACCGAGTAAACCAGCCAGCTAATGAGCACCAACAGCCCAATCAGCATGGCAAAGGCATAGTGATAAAGATAACCCGTCTGCAACTGCGCGCTGCGCACGGCGACCACACGGCTCAGATACGCCGCGCCGTTAGGGCCGAGACCATCAATGAGTTTGGTATCAATCACCCGCCACAGCCACTGGCCGCCACGGATGGCGGGCTGGATGAAGATGCGGGTGTACAGCTCGTCGAAATACCATTTGTTGAGCAGGAAGCGGTAGAGACCCTGCGCGTTCATTTTCACCAGCACCGGCAATTCCGGGCGGCGGATGTAGAACAGCCATGCCAGCGCAATGCCCGACACCCCGGCGATCAGCGGCAGCGCCTCGATCAGCAGCGGCGGATGCTCGCCATGTTCGGCATGCTCCGGCAGGATGGTGATGGCATGGTTCCAGAAATGCAGCCCGTGCTCCATCATGCCCCAGCCGTAATAGCCGATGGCCCCGGCGAACAGCGCCCCCAGCACCAGCGGCACCAATGGCAGCAGCATGATGCGCGGCGATTCATGGACATGATCCATCGTATGCTGATCGGCGCGCGGCGTGCCGTGGAAGGTCATGAACAACAGGCGCCAGGAATAGAACGCGGTCATGAATGCGGCCGTGATACCAAGCACGAAGGCTATTTTGCCCTGCACGGTGCCGGCGGCATAGGCGGCTTCCAGAATGGCATCTTTCGAGAAATACCCGGCGAAATAGGGGACCCCGGCAAGGGCCAGCGAACCGATCCACATAAAGGCGTAGGTATACGGGATCTTGCGCCAGATGCCGCCCATTTTGCGCATATCCTGCTCGCCGCTCATGGCGTGGATGACAGAGCCCGCACCAAGGAACAGCAGCGCCTTGAAGAAGCCATGGGTGAAGAGATGGAACACCGCCGCGTTATACGCCGAGACGCCGCAGGCGAAGAACATATAGCCCAGCTGCGAACAGGTGGAATACGCGATCACCCGCTTAATGTCGTTCTGCACCAGGCCGATGGAGGCGGCAAAAATGGCGGTGATGGCGCCGACATACGTGACGACCATCAGCGCCGTGGGCGCCATTTCAAACAGCGGCGAGCAGCGCGCGAGCATGAACACACCCGCCGTCACCATAGTTGCGGCATGAATGAGTGCGGAAACCGGCGTTGGGCCTTCCATCGCATCCGGCAGCCAGGTGTGCAGCAGGAATTGCGCCGATTTACCCATGGCGCCCATGAACAGCAGCAGGCAGATCGTATCCATCACCGGCAATTGCATGCCAAGCACCGTCCAGCTGGCCTGCGGTGTCTCCGCATGGAAGGCCGTCGCGGTGCTGAAGACAGTGGAAAAATCCACCGAGCCGAAGGTGAAGAAAATGGCCGCAATGCCAAGCGCGAAGCCGAAATCGCCGACGCGGTTGACGATGAAGGCTTTCATTGCCGCCGCATTGGCGCTGGGCTTTTTGAACCAGAACCCGATCAGCAGGTAAGAGCACAGCCCCACCCCTTCCCAGCCGAAAAACAGCTGGATGAAGTTATCCGCCGTCACCAGCATCAGCATGCTGAAGGTGAACAGCGAAAGATAGGCCATAAAGCGCGGTTTATGATCGTCGTGGCTCATGTAGCCAACGGAATAAATATGGACGATCGAGGCCACCCAGGTGACGAGCAGCAGCATCACCGCTGTCAGCGAATCCACCTTCAGCGCCCATTGGGTGATGAAATCGCCCGAGACGATGAACGGCATGACCGGCACCACGCGGCTGACGCCGTGGCCGGTGATTTCGAAGAACACAAACAGCGCCAGCACCGCGCTCAGCACCATCGGGATGCAGGTGATGAGCTGGGCGCGCGTGTCGCCAATGCGGCGGACGAACAGGCCACTCACCAGCGCGCCAAACAGCGGCAGGAACACAAGCGCGACGATCATTTCATTCAGCGACAACATCGCTTACCCTTTCAACGAGGAAATATCATCGACATCGATCGTGCCGCGGTTGCGGTAATAGACGACGAGAATGGCAAGGCCGATAGCTGCTTCCGCCGCGGCGACGGTGAGCACGAACATGGTAAAAATCTGCCCGGTCAAATCCTGTAGCTGCACCGAGAAGGCGACAAAATTGATGTTCACGGCAAGCAACATCAGCTCAATCGACATCAACAGCGTGATGATGTTTTTTCGGTTCAGGAAAATGCCCGCAATGCCGGTGACGAACAACAGCGACGCCAGCATGACATAATGGCCGACGGTGATCGAGCCGTAGAGTGCCGCGTGATCCATTAGATCCCCTCCCCTGGCTTCACATTAATAAGCGCGACCGATTCGGCCCGCGTGCGCGCCATTTGCTTGGCGATGTTCTGGCGCTTCACGCCGATGCGCTGGCGGTGCGTCAGCACAATGGCGCCGATCATGGCGACCAGCAGAATGATGCCCGAAAGCTGGAAGGCGATGATATAATCCGTATACAGCACGCGGCCGATGGCGTGGGCGTTGCTGACCTGGGCCAGATCCGGAATCGGGCTTGCGGCCTCGGCCAGCGGTGCCGGCGTGAGGATGGAGCTATAGAGCAGCGCGGCCAATTCCGCGAACAGGATGACCGCCACCGCAATACCCAGCGGCAGATAAGAAATGAAGCCCGCGCGGAGTTTTTCGAAGTTGATATTGAGCATCATCACCACGAACAGGAACAACACCGCCACCGCGCCGACATAGACAATCACCAGCGTCATCGCGATATATTCCGCGCCCAGCAGCACGAACAGCCCAGCCGCGTTGAAGAACGCGACAATCAGGAAAAACACCGAATGCACCGGGTTTTTCGCCGTAATCACCGCCAGCGCCGCACCCATGAGAATGGTGGCGAAGCAGTAGAACAGGATGGTGGTGATGATCGGTGTCATGAATCTTTCGTCTGTTTCGTGCGTGGTTGCATTAGCGGATGGTGGTTAAGCTCACAAGTGATTTAGCGATAGACCGCATCGGCCTTGAGATTGGCGGCGATGGCTGGTTCCCAGCGGTCGCCGTTCTCAAGCAATTTGGTTTTGTCGTAGAATAATTCTTCGCGCGTTTCGACCGCGTATTCGAAATTCGGGCCCTCGACAATCGCATCGACCGGGCAGGCTTCCTGACAGAAACCGCAATAGATGCATTTGGTCATGTCGATGTCATAACGCGTGGTACGGCGCGAGCCGTCGTCGCGCGTTTCGGCCTCGATGGTGATGGCCTGCGCCGGGCAGATCGCTTCGCAGAGTTTGCAGGCAATGCAGCGTTCCTCACCGTTGGCATAACGGCGCAGCGCGTGCTCGCCACGGAAACGGGGGCTGAGCGGGCCTTTTTCATACGGATAGTTGATGGTCACGCTGTTGCTGCGGAAGAAATATTTCAACGTCAGCCACATGCCAGCGACCAGTTCGCTGAGCAGGAAGGAGCGGGTTACCTGGGAAATCGACGCCATGATGCTCCTAGTTCGGCAGGTTATGGGTGTAAACGAGATAGCCGGAGGTGAGCACCACCCACAGCAACGACAGCGGCAGGAAAATCTTCCAGCCCAGACGCATCAGCTGATCGTAGCGGTAGCGCGGGAATGTGGCACGCACCCACAGGAACACAAACAGGCAGACGCAGATTTTGGCGATGAACCAGACGCCACCGGGCACCCATGCCAGCCAATCGGCCGTGAACGGTGCCTGCCAGCCGCCCAGGAACAACGTCACCGTCATCGCCGACATCAGGATCATGTTGATATATTCGCCAAGGAAGAACAGCGCGAAGGCCATCGAGGAATATTCGACGTTATAGCCAGCCACCAGCTCGCCTTCCGCCTCGGGCAGATCGAACGGCAGGCGGTTGGTTTCGGCAAGGCCGGAGATAAAGAACACGATGAACATCGGGAATAGCGGGAAGCCGCCGGAGAAAATGTTGAACGCGAACCAGTGGCTCATGCCACCCGCCTGCGCAACCACGATGTCGTTGAGGTTCAACGAGCCAACGCACAGCAGCACGGTGATGATGACCAGCCCGATCGACACTTCATACGACACCATCTGCGCGCTGGAGCGGATGGCGCCAAGGAAGGCATATTTCGAGTTACTCGCCCAGCCGGAAATGATGATGCCATAGACGCCTAGCGAGGACACCGCGAACAGGTACAGCACACCGACATTGAGGTTGGCGATGACGAATTCCGAGGAGAATGGAATCACCGCCCAGCCCAGCAGGGCGAGCGCGAACGTAATCATCGGCGCGAGCAGGAACATGACCCGGTTGGCCTTGGTCGGCACAATGGTTTCTTTCATGAACAGCTTCAGCCCATCCGCAAACGGCTGCAGCAGGCCGAACGGGCCGACCACGTTTGGACCCTTGCGCAGCTGCATCGCGGCGATGACTTTGCGCTCGGCATAGGTCAGCATCGCCATCGAAATCAGCAATGGCACGGTGATAAGCAGGATTTTGCCAACCACCAGCAGCAGCGGCAGCAGGATCGTCAGCCAGAGATCGCTGTTCAGAAATTCGCTCATGCCGCCCGCTTCTCCTGTTTATTCTTCACTGCCTGCTCCGTGCATTCCGCCATGGTCTTGCTGGTGCGGCTGATCGGATCACTCATGTAGAAATTATGGATCGGATAGTCAAACTTCTCCGCTGCAATCGCCGCAGGCGGTGTCGTTTCCGGCTTCCATGTGGCGGTTGTGCGCGTATCCAGTTGGCCAAAATGCGCAAATTCGCTCGCCAGTCGCAGGCGCAGCTCGCCAAGCGAGCCGTAGCTGAGCGGCTTGCCCAGCGCTGCGGCGACGCGGGCGATGATCGTCCAGTCCTCCTGCGCCTGACCGGGCGGGAAGATGGCGCGGCGGGTTTCCTGCACGCGGCCTTCGGTGTTCACGTAGAGCGCGTTTTTCTCGGTATAGGCCGCGCCCGGCAGCACCACATCCGCCCGGTGCGCGCCGATATCCCCATGATGGCCCTGATAAATCACAAACGCATCGCCGAAATAGCTCATGTCGATCTCATCGACACCGAGCAGATAGACCAGCTTCAGATCCTTGCGGGCCACGGCTTCCACCATGCCTGCCATGTCATAGCCCTTGGCCTGCGGCACAAAGCCAACATCCAGCGCACCCACACGCGCGGCAGCGCAATGCAGCATGTTAAACCCATTCCACCCTTCCCTCACCACGTTGCACGTGGTGGCGAGTTTTTTGGCGGTGGCGAGCACTGCGGCGCCATCTTTGCGGGCGAGAGCGCCGGCGCCGAGGAGGATGACGGGGTTTTTAGCGTTCTTGAGCATGTCCGACAGCGGGTGCGTGCCGCCCGCGATCTCGGCCAGCACTTGCGGGTTATCGCCCAGCTGCGTGACCGGATAGGTCAGGTCGAACGCCGCACCGATATTGAAGGCCTGCATGCCGTTCGTGAGATAGGCCTTGCGCAGCCGGGTGTTGACCAGCGGCGCTTCATGGCGCGGGTTGGTGCCGATGAACAGCACCGCATCCGCCAGCTCCAGCCCGGCGATGCCGGTGTTCATGATATAGCCCGCGCGGTCGCTCGCATCGATTTTCGCGCCGTCCTGACGCGACTCCAGATGCGGCGAGCCAACCGCGCCCATCAGGTCTTTCAGCGCGATCATGCTTTCCACATCCGCCAGATTGCCCGCGATAGCGGCCATTTCGGTCGGCTTCACGCCACGCATCGCGCCTGCGACAGCGGCCAGCGCTTCGTCCCAGCTCACCGCGACCAGTTTGCCATGTTTGCGCACATACGGACGATCCAGCCGTTGGGATTTGAGGCCATCGCACGCATAACGCGATTTATCGGCCAGCCATTCCTCGTTCACTTCTTCATGCAGGCGCGGCAGGATGCGCAGCACGGTTTCGCCGCGCGTATCGATGCGGATGTTGCTGCCAACGGCATCGAGCACATCAATGGATTCGGTTTTCGTCAACTCCCACGGGCGGGCGTGGAAGGCATAGGGCTTGCTGGTCAGCGCGCCGACCGGGCACAGATCGACAATGTTTGCCGACAGTTCGCTGGTCAGTGATTTTTCGAGGTAGCTGGTGATTTCCATATGCTCGCCGCGACCCAGCGCGCCGATTTCCGGCACGCCCGCCACCTCATCCACAAAGCGCACGCAACGGGTGCAGTGAATGCAGCGGGTCATGTTGGTTTTCACCAACGGGCCCATGTATTTCTCTTCGACCGAACGTTTATGGTCGTGGAAGCGGCTCTCGCCCTTGCCGTAGGCCATGGATTCATCCTGCAGGTCGCACTCACCGGCCTGGTCGCAGATCGGGCAATCGAGCGGGTGGTTGATGAGCAGAAACTCCATCACCCCTTCGCGCGCTTTTTTTACCATCGGCGTGTTGGTGAACACTTCCATGTTCGCAGCGGCGGGCAGTGCGCAGCTGGCCTGCGGCTTCGGCGGGCCGGGCTTCACCTCGACCAGGCACATGCGGCAGTTGCCCGCAATTTTCAACCGGTCATGGTAGCAGAAGCGCGGAATTTCAACACCCGCGCGGTCACACACCTGAATCACCGCCTCGCCTTGGGTGAATTCGACTTCGATTCCATCAATTTTCAGTGTTGGCATGCTTCTTCCTAACCTTATTTCTTGCTGGCGTAGTAGTTGAGAATTTCAAAAATCTTTTCTTTGAGTTTCTCGAAATTCGCCTGCTGATTTTTCTTAAACTTAATCCGGTAGAAATGGCGCTCATCCTTCGGGTTGCTGCCATTACGCACAAACTCAATTTCGCCCATGATAAGGGCTTTTGCGTCCTTGAACTGCACTTCCGACAAGGCACCATACGGAATTTCGCGGCGGCCCTTGCCATTGAATTTAATTAAACTCCAAATGCCCGGGCGCGTCAGAATAAGGCGGTCTACACGCAGTTCTACTACGCCGTCCACCCCTTCCTGCTTCATGCTCCAGTCGTTGTTCATTATGTGAGTCTCATTGTTGTATTCACCCCTGACAGCTGCATACCGGCCCGAATCACGGCGTCGCCGGGGGCGAATTCAGTGTCGCATCCGTCAAGTTTAAATGTTGGCATTAGTGATCCATTGCATTTTGTTTAGTCCGATCGGGGACTTCGTTCATAAGTACACTACCGTGGCCTTTAATCATCGCCTTAAAGCTATCGCAATACATCTTGCTAGTCGCAATAGCTTCGGCTGGCCGCTTGGCAAAAAATTCTTTCCAGAATTCTGCCCAAGGCTTGATATTTGCCAATGCCACATCGCTTGCATGTTTTTTAGAAAATTGCCCCGCTTCTTTTTGTTCTTTGGCCGCTTCAGTGGTAAGGGCGGAGGCAACTCCATACTGGCTATATTCGTGATATTCTTTTGCAGCAGCAGGGTCGGTATTTTCTACGTAGGTTGCATAATAAGCGTAGAAAGCCGTGCATTTATTGACGACATCTTCCGGTGTACCATGATACATTTTTTTGCCGGGCGTGATGTCACGCATTTGCTCTGCCTGCATATCACGTAAATTCAGCATATCGGGCGTAATTGCCCAAACAACCGCTGGTGCAACAATCACACTAAGAATGGCAAAAAATAACCTCACGCGACCCTCGCGGTTTTTGCCGTAAACTCATCGATCCGCCGCTCGATTTCCGGGCGGAAATGGCGGACGAGGCCTTGGACGGGCCATGCCGCCGCGTCGCCGAGCGCGCAGATGGTGTGGCCTTCGATGCGGGTGGTGAAGTCGATCATCATTTTGCCTCATGAGCAGCGTTTGGCACATCCATGCCTTCACTCGCCAGCTCTTCACGATATTTGTCCATCATAGCTCGATGGTTTTGGCACACCGCCATTTGGTTTTCGATTTTTTTAGTAGTGATAGAATCATGCGCCGAGGCAAGATAATCCTTCCATATTTGAACACGCTCTTGTGAACGTTTATAGGCTATATCAAGTAATGCTGAGGCCACCTTACGCTTTTCGTTTGAAGTCAGCGCATCTGTTTTTTCTTTTGGCACATTATTCACCATCGCGGATTCTGATAGTAAAAAAACCGACGCCGACTTTTTAGCGTAGTCAGCAAACTCGGCGGCTCTATCAGGGTCGCTAGCGGAGTAATGATCTGCATAGGCCGTGTAAAAAGCCAGGCATGTAGCAGTTAACTGCTTGGGAATAACTTCAGATACGTTTGTCTCTTTTGCAAAGGCCCCCAGCTGAGGAAC
This portion of the Pseudomonadota bacterium genome encodes:
- the nuoL gene encoding NADH-quinone oxidoreductase subunit L, whose amino-acid sequence is MIVALVFLPLFGALVSGLFVRRIGDTRAQLITCIPMVLSAVLALFVFFEITGHGVSRVVPVMPFIVSGDFITQWALKVDSLTAVMLLLVTWVASIVHIYSVGYMSHDDHKPRFMAYLSLFTFSMLMLVTADNFIQLFFGWEGVGLCSYLLIGFWFKKPSANAAAMKAFIVNRVGDFGFALGIAAIFFTFGSVDFSTVFSTATAFHAETPQASWTVLGMQLPVMDTICLLLFMGAMGKSAQFLLHTWLPDAMEGPTPVSALIHAATMVTAGVFMLARCSPLFEMAPTALMVVTYVGAITAIFAASIGLVQNDIKRVIAYSTCSQLGYMFFACGVSAYNAAVFHLFTHGFFKALLFLGAGSVIHAMSGEQDMRKMGGIWRKIPYTYAFMWIGSLALAGVPYFAGYFSKDAILEAAYAAGTVQGKIAFVLGITAAFMTAFYSWRLLFMTFHGTPRADQHTMDHVHESPRIMLLPLVPLVLGALFAGAIGYYGWGMMEHGLHFWNHAITILPEHAEHGEHPPLLIEALPLIAGVSGIALAWLFYIRRPELPVLVKMNAQGLYRFLLNKWYFDELYTRIFIQPAIRGGQWLWRVIDTKLIDGLGPNGAAYLSRVVAVRSAQLQTGYLYHYAFAMLIGLLVLISWLVYSVAA
- the nuoK gene encoding NADH-quinone oxidoreductase subunit NuoK, translating into MDHAALYGSITVGHYVMLASLLFVTGIAGIFLNRKNIITLLMSIELMLLAVNINFVAFSVQLQDLTGQIFTMFVLTVAAAEAAIGLAILVVYYRNRGTIDVDDISSLKG
- a CDS encoding NADH-quinone oxidoreductase subunit J is translated as MTPIITTILFYCFATILMGAALAVITAKNPVHSVFFLIVAFFNAAGLFVLLGAEYIAMTLVIVYVGAVAVLFLFVVMMLNINFEKLRAGFISYLPLGIAVAVILFAELAALLYSSILTPAPLAEAASPIPDLAQVSNAHAIGRVLYTDYIIAFQLSGIILLVAMIGAIVLTHRQRIGVKRQNIAKQMARTRAESVALINVKPGEGI
- the nuoI gene encoding NADH-quinone oxidoreductase subunit NuoI — its product is MASISQVTRSFLLSELVAGMWLTLKYFFRSNSVTINYPYEKGPLSPRFRGEHALRRYANGEERCIACKLCEAICPAQAITIEAETRDDGSRRTTRYDIDMTKCIYCGFCQEACPVDAIVEGPNFEYAVETREELFYDKTKLLENGDRWEPAIAANLKADAVYR
- the nuoH gene encoding NADH-quinone oxidoreductase subunit NuoH, with the translated sequence MSEFLNSDLWLTILLPLLLVVGKILLITVPLLISMAMLTYAERKVIAAMQLRKGPNVVGPFGLLQPFADGLKLFMKETIVPTKANRVMFLLAPMITFALALLGWAVIPFSSEFVIANLNVGVLYLFAVSSLGVYGIIISGWASNSKYAFLGAIRSSAQMVSYEVSIGLVIITVLLCVGSLNLNDIVVAQAGGMSHWFAFNIFSGGFPLFPMFIVFFISGLAETNRLPFDLPEAEGELVAGYNVEYSSMAFALFFLGEYINMILMSAMTVTLFLGGWQAPFTADWLAWVPGGVWFIAKICVCLFVFLWVRATFPRYRYDQLMRLGWKIFLPLSLLWVVLTSGYLVYTHNLPN
- the nuoG gene encoding NADH-quinone oxidoreductase subunit NuoG, with protein sequence MPTLKIDGIEVEFTQGEAVIQVCDRAGVEIPRFCYHDRLKIAGNCRMCLVEVKPGPPKPQASCALPAAANMEVFTNTPMVKKAREGVMEFLLINHPLDCPICDQAGECDLQDESMAYGKGESRFHDHKRSVEEKYMGPLVKTNMTRCIHCTRCVRFVDEVAGVPEIGALGRGEHMEITSYLEKSLTSELSANIVDLCPVGALTSKPYAFHARPWELTKTESIDVLDAVGSNIRIDTRGETVLRILPRLHEEVNEEWLADKSRYACDGLKSQRLDRPYVRKHGKLVAVSWDEALAAVAGAMRGVKPTEMAAIAGNLADVESMIALKDLMGAVGSPHLESRQDGAKIDASDRAGYIMNTGIAGLELADAVLFIGTNPRHEAPLVNTRLRKAYLTNGMQAFNIGAAFDLTYPVTQLGDNPQVLAEIAGGTHPLSDMLKNAKNPVILLGAGALARKDGAAVLATAKKLATTCNVVREGWNGFNMLHCAAARVGALDVGFVPQAKGYDMAGMVEAVARKDLKLVYLLGVDEIDMSYFGDAFVIYQGHHGDIGAHRADVVLPGAAYTEKNALYVNTEGRVQETRRAIFPPGQAQEDWTIIARVAAALGKPLSYGSLGELRLRLASEFAHFGQLDTRTTATWKPETTPPAAIAAEKFDYPIHNFYMSDPISRTSKTMAECTEQAVKNKQEKRAA
- a CDS encoding NADH-ubiquinone oxidoreductase-F iron-sulfur binding region domain-containing protein, coding for MMIDFTTRIEGHTICALGDAAAWPVQGLVRHFRPEIERRIDEFTAKTARVA